A genome region from Coffea arabica cultivar ET-39 chromosome 7e, Coffea Arabica ET-39 HiFi, whole genome shotgun sequence includes the following:
- the LOC113701854 gene encoding probable mediator of RNA polymerase II transcription subunit 26c → MDLDEFRVVLSKSKVDVWSLIEAAITVAGIDYSEELKDRRDKIVEKLYFPSPSGQVCRNCHSNDVGDDYLQPPSQKQHQQQQEKEKDKEQNRNQSHRSSSSNSKSPLTPESSHGNDENEDEDNEIDPYGGLFDDEQTKIVKVRELLEDPDQSEESVVELLQTLVDMDITFTALQETDIGRVVSGFRKQHPSNEVRKLAKLLVRNWKETVDEWVRLNQPDQGSVALIADGDSPQQNIQPKTQQNGHHQGSEFGYSPNPRNGGSSSEKNYSEPQTKPKPAPPREASSRPPQSVHKSASAPPPSRSKEPTIDLEKLNSARRRLHENYQEAENAKKQRTIQVMDIHELPKPKNAFFGKNKGGFQGRHHR, encoded by the exons atggatttggatgaatttcggGTGGTATTATCGAAATCGAAAGTCGATGTATGGTCGTTGATTGAGGCGGCGATTACGGTGGCGGGGATAGACTACAGCGAGGAGTTGAAGGATCGGCGGGATAAAATCGTCGAGAAGCTTTACTTTCCGAGCCCCTCCGGTCAAGTTTGCCGGAACTGCCACTCGAACGACGTCGGGGACGATTATCTTCAGCCACCGAGCCAGAAGCAGCACCAGCAGCagcaggaaaaggaaaaggacaaAGAGCAAAATCGGAATCAAAGTCATCggagtagtagtagtaatagTAAGAGTCCGTTGACTCCGGAATCGAGTCATGGAAACGATgaaaatgaagatgaagatAATGAGATCGATCCTTACGGAGGATTATTCGACGATGAGCAGACGAAAATTGTCAAAGTTCGAGAACTGCTCGAAGATCCAGACCAG AGTGAAGAAAGTGTGGTTGAGTTATTGCAAACTTTAGTGGATATGGATATTACTTTCACAGCTCTTCAg GAAACTGACATAGGGAGAGTTGTGAGTGGATTCCGGAAACAACATCCTTCTAATGAAGTTCGAAAATTAGCAAAGTTACTCGTCAG AAATTGGAAGGAAACTGTAGATGAATGGGTGAGGTTGAATCAGCCTGATCAAGGATCAGTAGCCCTCATTG CTGATGGTGATTCACCTCAACAAAATATTCAACCAAAAACTCAGCAAAATGGTCATCATCAG GGGTCTGAATTTGGGTATTCTCCAAACCCGCGAA ATGGGGGTTCTAGTTCAGAAAAGAATTACTCCGAACCACAGACAAAGCCAAAACCGGCTCctccaagagaagcttcatcAAGACCACCACAATCAGTTCACAAATCTGCTTCTGCCCCTCCTCCAAGT AGATCAAAGGAACCAACCATAGATCTTGAAAAGCTAAATTCAGCAAGAAGGCGGCTGCATGAGAATTACCAAGAAGCTGAAAATG CCAAAAAGCAAAGGACAATACAAGTGATGGATATCCATGAGTTGCCAAAACCAAAGAATGCCTTCTTTGGCAAGAACAAAGGCGGCTTTCAGGGGAGGCATCATCGCTGA
- the LOC113702394 gene encoding uncharacterized protein: MIKSKFRAKPISNFIFLATSTNENSAKTPKFLVQISHFSTYSPNISSNTPSYQSRRQEDESRNVRVSVWWDFENCNVPAGTNVFKVAPAITAAIRANGIKGPIQITAFGDVMQLSRVNQEAFSSTGMNLTHIPRGGKNSADRSLLVDLMYWVSQNPPPAHLFLISGDRDFAGILHRLRMNNYNILLASSHGASSVLCSAASIMWHWNSLLKGEDVSGKHFNQPPDGPYGSWYGHYKAPLEDPFAVTEQTAFPQPPEQSACPPAEVLPDSNSENRTQPIPKAVIKQIRSILHQNPKGISITELRAELSKSSITVDKDFYGYRKFSRFLLALPHILRLQPRNDGQFFVFGIAPKVSEQADLSPSPSITTRPIHKGEVDSVAAGKLSAGKGPCNDQLVGKQSIPASSEAPMKNGGQQQEPLTEFQKPIRTLPVPPLNEPELKSASVTPEDATTEVQEQPREVQESSALVQAADNTKATESQLHLVVHRPESELKNKLGFFRRICRIWYGPSYDSPDEKLSSTSDGILDEKKKAKGEHVQSRVESVESVCPDSLATTRIETIPDGNISSSSSPTNDRSRKSSGFFGQLLSMLRIWENSEQPDDSGGESSEKMNDTKLACNKNGIFVKESFWDDLKTFLGTGNASAIVLQSKTRVQMGQNLQREGPSLLKSLNESDLLHLVDLLISDKKWIEESPCQNYPFKLINSDEKDLSSQSTNVSRQSNGLSSIFSDTQPSSLSQRPREIDRQKRHQNPPHTGVSQPDIEGMLSGKSRTEILADCEKLLDEIVKKYPEGFNIGSFRKVFFERYSYPLDVQKLGYQKLATLLQIMPGVRIESTYILPTTEVLKSLSPDNMDPFVQRSNFGSREGHSETELSDSSGKEDDTDSSWDELGPVANLGSKRNESGPALSRKVKDETVEKIRHDYESLSDDDFSDSEEEPLSSTKSESQKKQTGNEEDSSLLQILDSWYSSKEENTKRGTLEYPEAGADSSGNSSWVSTKAASTAKNEPSVVKNAKKQRSLKAYSFVQDQAVENKDKLVDGILGSLKKSDEKSAETRI, translated from the exons ATGATCAAATCGAAATTCCGAGCAAAACCCatttcaaatttcatatttttggcCACATCCACCAATGAAAATTCAGCCAAAACCCCAAAATTCCTTGTCCAAATCTCCCATTTCTCAACATATTCGCCAAATATTAGTTCCAACACGCCGTCCTACCAGTCCCGGCGGCAAGAAGACGAGAGCCGTAACGTGAGGGTATCAGTGTGGTGGGATTTTGAGAACTGTAACGTCCCTGCCGGGACTAATGTTTTTAAAGTTGCTCCGGCCATCACTGCTGCCATCAGGGCTAATGGGATCAAGGGTCCTATTCAGATCACTGCTTTTGGGGACGTAATGCAGCTTTCGAGGGTTAATCAGGAGGCCTTTTCGTCTACTGGGATGAATCTTACTCATATTCCTCGTG GTGGGAAGAACAGTGCAGATAGGTCTCTTCTTGTTGACCTCATGTACTGGGTTTCCCAAAACCCTCCACCAGCACATCTTTTTCTAATATCTGGTGATAGAGATTTTGCTGGCATTTTGCACCGTCTAAGAATGAACAATTACAACATATTACTTGCTAGTAGTCATGGTGCTTCTAGCGTACTCTGCAGTGCTGCAAGCATCATGTGGCATTGGAATTCTTTGCTTAAAGGAGAAGACGTTTCTGGAAAGCATTTTAATCAGCCTCCAGATGGTCCATATGGTTCTTGGTACGGCCACTATAAGGCACCTCTTGAAGACCCCTTTGCAGTTACAGAGCAGACAGCTTTCCCCCAGCCTCCAGAGCAATCAGCTTGTCCCCCAGCTGAGGTCTTACCTGATTCCAATTCCGAAAATAGAACTCAACCAATACCAAAGGCAGTTATAAAGCAAATACGAAGCATTTTACATCAAAATCCAAAAGGAATTTCCATTACAGAACTTCGTGCTGAATTGTCAAAAAGTAGTATAACTGTAGACAAAGACTTTTATGGGTACAGGAAGTTCTCCCGTTTTCTTTTGGCGCTGCCACATATTTTGAGGCTTCAACCAAGAAATGACGGCCAGTTTTTTGTATTTGGTATTGCACCTAAAGTTTCTGAGCAAGCTGACCTCAGTCCGAGTCCAAGCATAACCACAAGGCCTATACATAAAGGAGAAGTCGATTCCGTTGCTGCTGGCAAACTAAGTGCTGGAAAAGGACCTTGTAATGACCAGTTGGTTGGGAAGCAATCAATACCTGCATCTTCTGAAGCTCCGATGAAAAATGGTGGACAACAGCAAGAACCTTTGACTGAATTTCAGAAGCCAATAAGAACCCTTCCTGTGCCTCCATTGAATGAGCCAGAATTGAAGAGTGCCTCAGTAACACCGGAAGATGCAACAACTGAAGTGCAGGAGCAGCCGAGAGAAGTACAAGAATCATCAGCACTTGTTCAGGCTGCGGATAATACTAAAGCAACTGAGAGTCAGTTGCACCTAGTAGTACATAGGCCCGAATCTGAACTGAAGAACAAACTGGGGTTCTTCAGAAGGATATGCAGGATATGGTATGGGCCTAGTTATGACAGTCCAGATGAAAAGCTTTCAAGTACTAGTGACGGGATTTTGGATGAGAAGAAGAAAGCCAAGGGAGAGCATGTGCAATCAAGAGTTGAGTCTGTTGAATCTGTCTGTCCAGATTCGTTGGCAACTACCAGAATTGAAACGATTCCTGATGGCAATATCTCTAGTAGTTCTTCCCCCACTAATGACAGATCCAGGAAAAGCTCTGGCTTTTTCGGCCAACTTCTGAGCATGCTTAGAATCTGGGAGAATTCAGAGCAGCCTGATGATTCAGGTGGAGAATCAAGTGAAAAGATGAACGATACCAAGCTTGCTTGTAATAAGAATGGAATATTTGTGAAGGAAAGTTTTTGGGATGACTTGAAAACATTTTTAGGCACTGGCAATGCTTCAGCTATCGTCCTGCAGTCAAAGACCAG GGTGCAGATGGGGCAAAACCTGCAAAGAGAAGGACCTTCACTTCTTAAATCCCTTAATGAATCTGATCTTCTTCACCTTGTGGACCTATTGATTTCAGATAAGAAGTGGATAGAAGAATCTCCCTGCCAAAATTATCCTTTCAAACTCATCAACTCTGATGAGAAAGATTTATCAAGTCAATCTACTAATGTTTCTCGTCAGTCCAATGGGTTGAGTTCTATCTTTTCAGACACACAGCCATCTTCCTTGTCACAGAGACCGCGAGAAATTGATAGACAGAAAAGACACCAAAATCCTCCACACACTGGAGTGTCTCAGCCTGACATTGAGGGAATGCTTTCTGGAAAGTCCAGGACTGAGATACTTGCAGACTGTGAGAAGCTTCTTGATGAAATTGTAAAGAAATACCCAGAGGGATTTAACATTGGATCCTTTAGGAAAGTGTTTTTTGAGAGATACAGCTATCCTCTGGATGTACAGAAGCTAGGTTACCAAAAATTAGCAACTCTTCTTCAAATAATGCCTGGGGTGAGGATAGAGTCCACTTATATTCTTCCCACTACTGAAGTCCTAAAGAGTCTTAGCCCAGACAACATGGATCCATTTGTTCAGAGAAGCAATTTTGGCAGTAGAGAAGGTCATTCTGAGACCGAATTATCTGATTCGTCAGGGAAGGAGGATGATACTGATTCTTCATGGGATGAACTTGGTCCAGTTGCTAACTTGGGCTCCAAGAGGAATGAAAGTGGGCCAGCATTGAGTAGGAAAGTAAAAGATGAAACTGTTGAAAAGATTCGTCATGATTATGAAAGCTTGTCTGATGATGACTTCTCTGATTCTGAAGAAGAGCCTTTGTCGTCCACGAAATCAGAAAGCCAAAAGAAGCAAACAGGCAACGAGGAAGATAGTTCGTTACTGCAGATTCTGGATTCATGGTACAGTAGTAAGGAGGAGAACACTAAGAGGGGTACATTAGAGTATCCTGAGGCTGGGGCTGATTCTTCCGGAAATAGTTCTTGGGTTTCAACTAAAGCTGCATCCACTGCCAAGAATGAACCTTCTGTGGTGAAAAATGCTAAGAAGCAGAGATCACTGAAGGCTTACTCGTTCGTTCAAGACCAAGCCGTGGAAAATAAAGACAAGTTGGTTGATGGTATTTTAGGGAGCTTGAAGAAGTCAGATGAGAAGTCCGCAGAGACAAGGATATAG